The nucleotide sequence CGTTGAAGGCGCGGATCATGTTCGCGTCGCCGGAGAGGTGGGCGGCCACGCGGAGCTCGATCTGGGAATAGTCGGCTGACAGGAGGAGGCATCCCTTCTCCGGCACGAAGCCGCGGCGTATCTCCTTGCCCATTTCGTCGCGGACCGGGATGTTCTGGAGGTTCGGTTCGGACGAGGATAGCCTGCCCGTGGCCACCACGGTCTGGTTGTAGGAGGTGTGGATCCTGCCGGTCTTCGGGGAGACAAGCTTCGGCAGCGCGTCGATGTAGGTGTTCTTGAGCTTGGAAAGGGTCCGGTACGATATCAGGCGGTCGATGATGGGATGGCTCCCCTGCAGCGACTCCAGCACCTTGATGTCGGTGCTCAGGCCAGTTTTCGTTTTACGCTGGGGCTTCAGGCCCAGCTTTTCGAAGAGCACGTGGGAGAGCTCCCGCGTGGAATTTATGTTAAAGCTCTGCCCGGCGGCTCCGTAGATCTCCTCCTCTACGTTCTTCAGCAGCTCCCGGTTCTTCACCTCCAGCTTTTTGAAATAGGCGGTGTCGATCTTCACTCCGGCGCGCTCCATTTCCGCCAGCACCGGCACCAGGGGCATCTCGATGTCGTTGAAGAGCGGGGACAGGTCCTCGTCGTCGATCTTTCTTTTAAAAATGTTGTAGAGCCGGTAGGTCACATCGGCGTCCTCGATGGCGTATTCGGATATTTTATCCAGGGGGACTTCTTCAACAGGGATCGCGCTCTTGCCGGTGCCCACCAGCTCCTTGAAGGTTATGGTCTTGTAATTGAGATATTTTCCCGCCAGGTCGTCCATGTTGTGGCGGCGGTCGTTGGGCGAGAGAAGATACGACGCCACCATGGTGTCAAAGGCGACGCCGGCCAGGCCGATGCCGTAGTTTGCGAGCACCAGCAGGTCGTACTTGATGTTCTGGCCGATCTTCCGCACCTTCGGGTCGGTGAGAAGGGGCTTCAGCTGGGACAGGGAGCGCGAGGGGTCCATGTACTCCTCGCTGAACATCCCCCGGGAGAGAAGCGGCAGGTACCACCCTTCCCTCTCCCGTATGGAAAAGGACATGCCCACGAGCTTGGCCTCGACTGGCGCGAGGGACGTCGTTTCCGTGTCGAGGGACACCTCCCCGGCCCTGCGGATGAGACCGATCATCTCCTCGATATCTTCTTCGGTCCTGATCACGCGATACCGCTTCTCCTCTTTTTCCTGCGCCTTCGGTTCGGCCGCCGGTTCCCTGCCCGCGCTCTCCCCGAAGAAATCCTTTATGATGGAGGTCATCTCGAGCTTCCTGAAATAGGGCACGGCGGCGTCGGGACTGATGCCGCTGAATCCGAATTCCGAAATGTCATGATGAATGGAAAGGTCCGTCCGTACCGTGACGAGATCGCGGCTCAGGTAGGCCATCTCCTTTTCACGGACCAGTGTCTCCTTCTGCTTCCCCTTCACCTCGTCGATACGCTCGTACAGGCCGTCAAGGCTGCCGTATTCCGCGATCAGCTTCTGCGCCGTTTTCTCGCCGATCCCCTTCACGCCGGGCACGTTGTCCGAAGCGTCGCCCACCAGGGCCATGTAGTCGATCACCTGGTCGGGCCGCACGCCGAGCATCTCCTCAACCTCCTTCGGACCGTACACCTCGTACTCCGATATCCCCTTCTTGTTGGCGTAGATCCTCACGTCGTCGCCCACCAGTTGGTAGGCATCCTTGTCGCCGGTGACCAGCATCACCTCCACGTCTTTCGCGGCGTACTTTTTCGCCATGGTGCCCAGCACGTCGTCGGCCTCGAAATCGGCCTCCTCGATGCGGGGGATCCCCAGGGTCTCGATCATCTTCTTGATCTCGTCGATCTGTGAGCGGAGGTCCTCCGGCATCTTCTGGCGGTTCGCCTTGTACTCCGGGTACAGGGCGAAACGGAAGGATTTCTTCGGCGGATCGAAGGCCACCGCCAGGTAATCCGGCTTCTGGTCTGCGATGAGCTTGAGGAGCATCCGGGCGAATCCGAAGATGGCCGAGGTGTTCTGGCCGTCGCTGTTCAGCAGGGGGCTGCGGATGAAGGCGTAATAGGCCCGGTAACAGAGGGCGTGGCCGTCGATGATAAAGAGGCGTTTTTTCATGTTGCTGTCTCCCGAAATCCGAACCTATAACCATTCAATCGCATGCTTTTCTAAAACCGTTATCCTTTCCTTGAGGCGTTTTGAAATATAGAGGTTTACCTTGTCGTCCGCGAGGATCACGTCGATCTCGCCGTGCTGCTTCAGAAATTCCCGCGCCTTTTCAAGGCCCATCACGAAGATTGCGGTGGCATAGGCGTCCGATAGCGCCGCGCTCTTTGATATCACCGATACGGATGTGAAGGTCTTCGTGGGATATCCGGAGCGGGGGTCGATGATATGGTGGTACCTCACGCCATTGCGCATGACAAAACGCTCGTAGTCGCCGCTCGTGGCTATGGCGTCCATGTCCTCCAGGTCTATGGTGAGAAGGATGGCGTCCTTGCGGGGATGGCGGAGTCCCGTCACCCATGATCCGAAGAATTTCTTGCCGAAGACCTGCAGGTCGCCGCCGGCGTCGACAATGCCTGCCTTCACCCCCTTGCCTTTGAGAGCCTCGACCCCCTTCATCACCGCGTAACCCTTGGCTATGGCGCCCAGGCCGATCTTCACGCCGGGCCGCGCGAAGGATATACTCTTGCCATCAGGATTCAGAATGATGTTCTTCGACCCCACCAGGGGAAGCAGGATGGCCACAGCGCCGGGCGACGGCGGCGTAAAATTCTTATCCTTATAGTTCCAGAGGCCCTCCAGGGCGGCGAATGTTATATCAAAGCACCCCCCGGTCTCAGCGGATAGATCGACCGACCTCTTTATGAGATCCCTGGTCTCCCCGGTCACCGTCACAGGGCCGGCTGACCCTCCATGGTTAAGCCGGTAGAGGTCGCTTTCGGGCCTTACCGGGCTCAGGAGCTTCTCTATGCGCTCTATCTCGCCGAAGGCGGCCCCGGCCGCCGCGCCCGCCAGTTCCGTGTCGCACACCATGGTGAGATTCACGGAGGTCCCCATCAGGGGCCTGGTCACATGGTTGACCGGCTTCTGACAGGACAGGAGGATGAGCAGTAATATCGGCAGGGCAATTCGATTCATGGCCGACGCTCCATACTATTAAGGTAGATTTACGTCTGGATAAAATAATCGAAAAGCCTTTTCATTTTCAAGGATAAAACAGGGAATCCGATGAATATATTTACGTTTTGAAGGAGCTCCCAAAAATCAATCGCATTGAAAATCAATCTCCCTACAAACAAAAAGCCCCGCTTCGCATGGAAAACGGGGCTGTCGAGTATCTTCAATGA is from Spirochaetota bacterium and encodes:
- the polA gene encoding DNA polymerase I, with product MKKRLFIIDGHALCYRAYYAFIRSPLLNSDGQNTSAIFGFARMLLKLIADQKPDYLAVAFDPPKKSFRFALYPEYKANRQKMPEDLRSQIDEIKKMIETLGIPRIEEADFEADDVLGTMAKKYAAKDVEVMLVTGDKDAYQLVGDDVRIYANKKGISEYEVYGPKEVEEMLGVRPDQVIDYMALVGDASDNVPGVKGIGEKTAQKLIAEYGSLDGLYERIDEVKGKQKETLVREKEMAYLSRDLVTVRTDLSIHHDISEFGFSGISPDAAVPYFRKLEMTSIIKDFFGESAGREPAAEPKAQEKEEKRYRVIRTEEDIEEMIGLIRRAGEVSLDTETTSLAPVEAKLVGMSFSIREREGWYLPLLSRGMFSEEYMDPSRSLSQLKPLLTDPKVRKIGQNIKYDLLVLANYGIGLAGVAFDTMVASYLLSPNDRRHNMDDLAGKYLNYKTITFKELVGTGKSAIPVEEVPLDKISEYAIEDADVTYRLYNIFKRKIDDEDLSPLFNDIEMPLVPVLAEMERAGVKIDTAYFKKLEVKNRELLKNVEEEIYGAAGQSFNINSTRELSHVLFEKLGLKPQRKTKTGLSTDIKVLESLQGSHPIIDRLISYRTLSKLKNTYIDALPKLVSPKTGRIHTSYNQTVVATGRLSSSEPNLQNIPVRDEMGKEIRRGFVPEKGCLLLSADYSQIELRVAAHLSGDANMIRAFNEGIDIHAMTASSVFAVPIGEVTADMRRQAKVINFATIYGVSPFGLSQQAEIGMKEAAEFIRIYFETYPGFKKYIDETIVFARVNGFVATMLGRKRAIDEIDSDTSFRREGAERIAINTPIQGTSADMIKIAMINISGDIRSSNMKTRMIMQVHDELVFEVPEEELEAAKKMVIDRMEHALDLAVPVRVDVGVGKSWEEAH
- a CDS encoding FAD:protein FMN transferase → MNRIALPILLLILLSCQKPVNHVTRPLMGTSVNLTMVCDTELAGAAAGAAFGEIERIEKLLSPVRPESDLYRLNHGGSAGPVTVTGETRDLIKRSVDLSAETGGCFDITFAALEGLWNYKDKNFTPPSPGAVAILLPLVGSKNIILNPDGKSISFARPGVKIGLGAIAKGYAVMKGVEALKGKGVKAGIVDAGGDLQVFGKKFFGSWVTGLRHPRKDAILLTIDLEDMDAIATSGDYERFVMRNGVRYHHIIDPRSGYPTKTFTSVSVISKSAALSDAYATAIFVMGLEKAREFLKQHGEIDVILADDKVNLYISKRLKERITVLEKHAIEWL